In Deltaproteobacteria bacterium, the genomic window GTCGCCCGCGTTCATCCAGCTCTTCGACCAGACTTCGATACTTAGACCGAAGCCAGCACACAATGGTCTCGTCTCTCATCCCTGCTCTTGTGCAGAGGCTCTCCACTCCGGTCAATCACTATTGCGGTAAGTTGTTTCCTGCCACCGCCTAACTATGGCGAATGCCGCCGCTACCGGGACAACATCGTTCGTGTTTGATGATCGTAATATGCGTTGGTTCACATTGGGTGATTTTAAGCACTTTGTGTTCGCGATGTACCACGTCGATGTACCAGGGAAGATTGTCGATTTCATTTTGAAGTTTCCCGCAAATGAGAAAATTTTCTTGCATCGCCACCTCGCGCTGACCAACACCTTAGTCGTTCAAGGCACTCACATTCTGTATGAGCCTGATGGCAAGGTAAAAGAGATGCGACCCGTGGGCAGTTACACCTCCAGCCCTCCGGGCGACCCACATCAAGAAGGCGCAGGCGATGGCGGCGGTGTAGTTTTCTACAGCGTACGCGGGAAAGATGGAGTGTTGTTTGAAGTGCTCGATGATAACTTCAAGGTTATTGGCACGCTGAGTTTAGAGGATTTTGCCAACGCATATAAAGAACAAAAAGGCGCTTAGCCGATTTCTTGGAAAAAATATCCCGATGTCTCTGTGGCGGGCACAGCCCGCCCTACGTGTCTTTGCCGGGTCTCGGTAGGGCAGGCTGTGCCTGCCGCTATCGGCAGAACATCGACATCTCAGGGATCCTCTTTTTCAGAAATCACCTTAGTCGTTAGCAGCAGCATAATTCCCTCTCCCTCAGGAAGAGGGCTAGGGTGAGGGGATCAAAAATAGTGGTTTTTGTCTCTTGGTACCCTCATCCTGACCTTCTCCCTGGGGGGAGAAGGAACCCATACGCGCAGCGCTCCACCTCAAACACAAGGATTTTTCCTTAAGTTGTGACTGGTGCTCAGGCGTCCCTACAGGACGCAACCGACAGCGTCCGGGCCACATGCCATGCCAGAGATCGCAGAACTTATCCTTACGTGTCTTACCAGGCTCACTATGGTCGCTGCCAAGCAAAACTTGAAACAAGATGTAAAGAATCGTGTCGGTTTTCATCTCAGCCCTACTGTGGAAGAGCTGGATCACTACGAGTAGCAGTGAGGTGCGCAACGACGACGCGAATCTGGCCATAGCTCACCTTTCCGTCCAAGTGATCCAAGATGGGCCGCAAATATGCGGTTCCTACCTCTTGTACCGCAGCGGCAATT contains:
- a CDS encoding regulator: MRWFTLGDFKHFVFAMYHVDVPGKIVDFILKFPANEKIFLHRHLALTNTLVVQGTHILYEPDGKVKEMRPVGSYTSSPPGDPHQEGAGDGGGVVFYSVRGKDGVLFEVLDDNFKVIGTLSLEDFANAYKEQKGA